Proteins co-encoded in one Afipia sp. P52-10 genomic window:
- a CDS encoding DUF1328 domain-containing protein translates to MLGWVLTFLIVALIAGVLGFTGIAGASIEIAKVIFFIAVILFLVSVVFGMFRGRGSAG, encoded by the coding sequence ATGCTGGGTTGGGTGCTGACATTCCTGATTGTTGCGCTGATCGCAGGCGTGCTCGGTTTTACCGGAATCGCGGGCGCATCGATTGAAATCGCCAAGGTGATCTTCTTTATCGCGGTGATCCTGTTCCTGGTCTCGGTGGTGTTCGGCATGTTCCGAGGCCGTGGATCGGCAGGTTAA
- a CDS encoding autotransporter outer membrane beta-barrel domain-containing protein, with translation MVSSRLAAILSCTALSGGCLLFGTQAFAACDNLAPASGQTVTCDTSAPNPSPAGVAAAAGSSNVTVNILSGAGITPGAGATAIDLVSSSTATNNGTLTISGGGTGIFGSGDGNIFTNGATGVINTTGANTNAIAASSSGNTLVNNGTITTLNGQSRGLAITGATQHNNNTLTNTGTITTSGPQSYGLYVQTGDSNTFNNSGTITTSGSQARAIYSAGQFATITNTGTLLTTGGTLAGVANNTVYMQGNANVLRNSGTIEARGANSDGVFSNTAGSSFTARIENLPGGKIISQAGPAIRTLNGATTIVNAGLIAGNSGQALAGGTGNINFILQTGSQVVGLANGGGGSNQVRLQGSGTVDNAFTNFQTLTMEGSDWTWAGSGTFADTFVNTGTLTLQTSITGNMSIASGTSLLAGNGANASITPFPGGPPITVTNAGVINLTNGGATAANSLTIQGNYVGNGGGLYLRSVLGGDGSPSDRLVISGGNASGSTAVTVTNAGGAGALTTADGILVVQTTNGGTTAPGAFGLSGAVVAGAHEYLLFRGGVSAGTADNWYLRSTLIPGTNAPAPPAVTPAPPPPTPPAAEAPPPPPAPPATDLSSVTPPPAGAAPVELYRAEVSVYSAVPQVAQKLGLSTLGTFHQRQGDQSLLTRDGSQPAAWARAYGSRSIQGWAGTVSPSFDGTMAGVQTGLDILRFQSAPGHHDRAGLFYAYGWADGTTKGFALGRQDIHTGKLTIDSHNVGAYWTHIGPANWYVDAVVMGSFYGANAHSDRQVGGRVTGTGVAASLETGVPIPLNSFVAIEPQAQLIWQRQSFDSFNDMFSSVAPGSADTLTGRLGVRIPATLTVGTAQLRPYLEANLWHTFSNNRNIAFAVTDLIGVQSRGTAVEVGAGVAAQINDQVSAFASAGYTSSVDNXRREDVTGRLGLRLRWP, from the coding sequence ATGGTGTCATCGCGTCTGGCCGCAATTCTGTCGTGTACGGCACTGAGCGGCGGCTGTCTGCTGTTCGGTACGCAAGCGTTCGCGGCCTGCGACAACCTCGCACCAGCAAGCGGTCAGACGGTCACCTGCGATACCTCGGCGCCCAATCCCTCACCGGCTGGCGTTGCTGCCGCCGCGGGCAGTTCCAACGTCACCGTCAACATCTTGAGTGGTGCCGGTATCACACCGGGCGCCGGCGCGACCGCCATCGACCTTGTCTCCAGCAGCACCGCCACCAACAACGGCACGTTGACTATCAGCGGCGGGGGCACTGGCATCTTCGGCAGTGGTGACGGCAACATCTTCACCAACGGCGCAACCGGCGTGATCAACACCACCGGCGCCAACACCAACGCGATCGCCGCCAGCAGCAGCGGCAATACGTTGGTGAACAATGGTACCATCACGACGTTGAACGGCCAGTCGCGTGGCCTCGCCATTACTGGCGCCACACAGCACAACAACAACACGCTGACCAACACCGGCACCATCACGACATCGGGCCCGCAATCGTACGGACTCTATGTCCAAACCGGCGACAGCAATACCTTCAACAACAGCGGCACGATCACGACCTCCGGCTCGCAGGCCCGCGCGATCTACTCCGCCGGACAGTTCGCCACCATCACCAACACCGGCACGCTGTTGACCACCGGCGGTACGTTGGCCGGCGTGGCGAACAACACCGTCTACATGCAAGGCAACGCCAACGTGCTGCGCAACAGCGGCACGATCGAAGCGCGCGGCGCCAACTCCGACGGCGTGTTCTCCAACACTGCGGGCTCCTCATTCACCGCGCGCATCGAGAACCTTCCCGGCGGCAAGATCATCAGCCAGGCGGGGCCTGCGATCCGCACGCTCAACGGCGCGACCACCATCGTCAATGCCGGCCTGATCGCCGGCAACAGCGGCCAGGCGCTGGCGGGCGGCACCGGCAACATCAACTTCATCCTGCAGACCGGCTCGCAGGTCGTTGGCCTCGCCAATGGCGGCGGCGGCAGCAACCAGGTCCGGCTGCAAGGCTCCGGCACCGTCGATAACGCATTCACGAATTTCCAGACGCTGACGATGGAAGGCAGCGACTGGACCTGGGCGGGCTCCGGCACCTTCGCCGACACCTTCGTCAACACCGGCACGCTGACGCTGCAGACCTCGATCACCGGCAACATGTCGATCGCGTCGGGCACCAGCCTGCTCGCGGGCAACGGCGCCAACGCGTCGATCACGCCGTTTCCCGGCGGCCCGCCGATCACCGTCACCAATGCGGGCGTCATCAACCTCACCAATGGCGGCGCCACGGCGGCCAACAGCCTGACCATCCAGGGCAACTATGTCGGCAATGGCGGTGGGCTGTATCTGCGCAGTGTGCTCGGTGGCGACGGTTCGCCATCGGACCGCCTGGTGATCTCCGGCGGCAATGCCTCCGGCTCGACCGCCGTTACCGTCACCAATGCGGGAGGCGCCGGTGCGCTGACCACCGCTGACGGCATCCTCGTGGTGCAGACCACGAACGGCGGCACCACCGCGCCGGGCGCCTTCGGCCTGTCCGGCGCCGTGGTTGCCGGTGCGCACGAATATCTGCTGTTCCGCGGCGGCGTCTCCGCCGGCACCGCTGACAACTGGTATCTGCGCTCGACGCTGATTCCGGGCACGAATGCGCCCGCACCACCAGCCGTCACGCCCGCGCCGCCGCCTCCGACACCGCCGGCCGCCGAAGCACCGCCGCCCCCGCCCGCGCCGCCAGCCACCGATCTGTCATCAGTGACACCGCCGCCCGCGGGCGCCGCACCGGTCGAGCTCTACCGCGCAGAGGTCTCGGTCTATTCGGCAGTGCCGCAGGTGGCGCAGAAGCTCGGGCTCTCCACCCTCGGCACATTCCACCAGCGCCAGGGCGACCAGAGCCTGCTGACCCGCGACGGCAGCCAGCCCGCCGCCTGGGCCCGCGCCTACGGCTCGCGCAGCATCCAGGGCTGGGCTGGCACCGTCAGCCCCTCGTTCGACGGCACCATGGCCGGCGTGCAGACCGGCCTCGACATCCTGCGCTTCCAGTCCGCGCCCGGCCACCACGACCGCGCCGGCCTGTTCTATGCCTATGGCTGGGCCGACGGCACCACCAAGGGCTTTGCGCTCGGCCGCCAGGACATCCACACCGGCAAGCTCACGATCGACAGCCACAACGTCGGCGCCTACTGGACCCACATCGGCCCCGCCAACTGGTACGTGGACGCGGTGGTGATGGGCAGCTTCTACGGCGCCAACGCGCACTCGGATCGTCAGGTCGGCGGGCGGGTGACGGGAACCGGCGTCGCCGCCTCGCTGGAAACCGGCGTGCCGATCCCGCTCAACAGCTTCGTCGCCATCGAACCGCAGGCGCAGCTGATCTGGCAGCGCCAGTCGTTCGACAGCTTCAACGACATGTTCTCCAGCGTCGCCCCAGGCAGCGCCGACACGCTGACCGGGCGCCTCGGCGTCCGCATCCCGGCGACCCTCACCGTCGGTACGGCGCAGCTCCGCCCCTATCTCGAGGCCAACCTCTGGCACACCTTCTCCAACAACCGGAACATCGCCTTCGCCGTCACCGACCTGATCGGCGTGCAGAGCCGCGGCACAGCAGTCGAGGTCGGCGCCGGCGTGGCGGCACAGATCAACGACCAGGTCAGCGCCTTCGCCAGCGCCGGCTACACCTCCTCGGTGGATAACNCCCGCCGCGAGGATGTCACCGGCCGCCTTGGCCTGCGCCTGCGCTGGCCGTAA